DNA from Fibrobacter sp. UWB15:
CGACCATCACTGTGTAACGGACGATTTCGCCAGCTTCGATAGCCTGGGGCAGAGTGTAATGAATAATGGGAACTTTTCCGATAGTCACGTTCATGGGCGCATAGCGCATGGTCTCCAGCAAATTCGCCAGAGTATATTCCTGCCATGAAGTTTGACTGTATTGAACCATATCTAATAATTTAGCAAAAGAATTTTCAATTGGAGTGTCGTAAAAAAATAAATTACGCTTTTTGTTGCACTTCGTTAAAATTCAAAATCGACTGCGCGACGTTCGGTCACGACCTTCTTGACAAAGGAAACGATTGCCAAATGTTCCGGATGGTTCTGGTAAATGTCGAGAGCTGCCTTTGTATGGAATGTCGTGTCGAGTGCGATATCGTATTCTACGTCCCCGTTACCCAGTTCGGCCTTGTTAAAGTTCAAACCCGATTCAATGCTCAAGAGTCCAGGAATCTTGCCAGCCAAGGCGTGGAATGCGTCGACCATCTTCTGGCCGTTTTCTTTTGCAGAAGCACCTTCGGCTTCGCTCTTCAATTTCCAAAAAACAATGTGACGGATCATGCGTTCCTCTTTTGGTTATAAATTTGTTTGTACAGGTCCAATTGCCGCTTAAAACAATCGTTCCAGCTGAATTTTTCGGCGTAGGTTCGGGCATTCGCCTTCTTCTGGCTTAAATCCGAACGGTACAGTTCTACAATGGCGTTTGCCAAGGCTTCGGGCGTGCGCTTTCTCAAGATGACGCCTGCGCCGGAGTTCTGCACATGCTCGGCGGCGGCACCGGTGCTTGCGCCAATCAGGGCGTTTCCGCAGGCCATGCTTTCCAGAATCGAAAGGCCAAAGGTTTCCCAGCCTGAAAGGGCGAGTCCCAGGTCTACACTGGCATAATGTCTTGCCATTTCATCGATAGACGAAATAAAACCGGCGTACTGAATGTGCGAGTGCTTCTGGACGGCTTCTTCTACTTGCGGCAGGTACGGTCCTGTGCCTGCAAAGACAAGTGCCGGCTCGCACCCCAGTTTTTCAGCAATCAGCGGGTAGGCGCCCAGCAAAAGTTCGATTCCTTTTTCTTCGCAAAAGCGGTGCGGGAAAAAGATGGTGAGGCGTTCAGGCCTTCCGGCCTTTAGCTGCTGAACCAGTTTTTCGTCTCGCTTTTCGGGCGAAAACATCTGGATATCGCAACCCAGCGGAATCCAGTGTGATTTCGGCAGGTGATTCTTTTCGAGTCGCTTCAGGACTTCGTCGCAAGAAACTTGGATGCCGTCAAAATGCTTGAATTCTTGCCTCGCGTACCAGAAGGCGACCTTCTTGGCCAGAATGCCTAACGTGCGACCAAACTTGTTCGTGACCGGGCGCTGCACATAGGTTATAGGGAAGTCGGCGTGCCAAAAGCTCAAGAGTATTGCTTCGGGTACCACCTGCTTAGCCACGTGGCGCACCACTGTGGGCAAAATATAGGGCGAACCGACTTCGATCACCTGGGGCTTGTATTTTTCAAGCACGGGCCTAATTTGCGAAGACCGCCACATAAAGCGGTATTCCCACTTGCCCGGGAACCGGTAGGCTTCTACGTGCTCGATAATGAGCCCTTTGCTCTTTTGCTCGGTGTATGTCTTGGAATCTGGCATCACGAAAACGGACAGGACTTCTTCCTGACTCTCGTAGAAGGCCATTTTCTGCAAATGGTAGCGACGGACACCACCGCCCGAGGGACTCCAGAAATTGTTAAAGTCGACGATGGTGAACATTAATTAATCTCAATTTCTTCTTGCATTCGATTCGAAAGAGGATCGATCGAAAGTGTGCCCTGGTACAGTTGGTTGTTGCCCAGACGCTTGGAATCGACTGTCAGGAACATGTTGCCACCCTTGGATTCGAGCCAGTAAATAGCGTCGGAATCGCGCAGGTAGGCGCGCGGGCCCACGAGTCCCTTTTCGGAATCGATGAGTTCGCCGCCCAAGAACATCGGAATGTCCAGTGCCTTGTACAGGTCGAGAATCACCGAGGACCGTCTTTCGTGAATATCCGAAAGGTCTATATGGTCCGAAACCTTCAGGTGGTCAATGCCGTCAATGACAACGACCAAATTCTGGTGTTCCTTGACTTCTTCTTTCAGGTTCTGGAGCAAGACGATGTTGTCGAAATTGTTCTGGTCGTCCCAAATTTCGAGGCGGTTGTTGCGCACGAAAGCCATCAGGTCACGAGTGGCTTCCAGAATCTTCTGGTTCACGGCTTCGTCTTCGCTTTGCTTGCGGACCGTCAATACCGATTCGCCAATGAGCATGGCAACAAGCCTGTCAAAGATTTGGCGTCGCGGCGTTTCCAGGGCGATGTAAATCAGCTTGAGGTTGGGGTTGCTCTGGATTAAATCCAAGGCAAGGCTCGAAAGAAGCGTCGTCTTGAGACCGAAGGGCTTCGAAGATACATAGAAGCAACCGGACTGGATGCCGTCAATTTCTTGCGTCAGTTTCGGGAATGTGTTCAGGGAATAGCCTACGCTCACGTTGGGCGG
Protein-coding regions in this window:
- a CDS encoding Dabb family protein gives rise to the protein MIRHIVFWKLKSEAEGASAKENGQKMVDAFHALAGKIPGLLSIESGLNFNKAELGNGDVEYDIALDTTFHTKAALDIYQNHPEHLAIVSFVKKVVTERRAVDFEF
- a CDS encoding glycosyltransferase, whose amino-acid sequence is MFTIVDFNNFWSPSGGGVRRYHLQKMAFYESQEEVLSVFVMPDSKTYTEQKSKGLIIEHVEAYRFPGKWEYRFMWRSSQIRPVLEKYKPQVIEVGSPYILPTVVRHVAKQVVPEAILLSFWHADFPITYVQRPVTNKFGRTLGILAKKVAFWYARQEFKHFDGIQVSCDEVLKRLEKNHLPKSHWIPLGCDIQMFSPEKRDEKLVQQLKAGRPERLTIFFPHRFCEEKGIELLLGAYPLIAEKLGCEPALVFAGTGPYLPQVEEAVQKHSHIQYAGFISSIDEMARHYASVDLGLALSGWETFGLSILESMACGNALIGASTGAAAEHVQNSGAGVILRKRTPEALANAIVELYRSDLSQKKANARTYAEKFSWNDCFKRQLDLYKQIYNQKRNA